A window from Thermodesulfobacteriota bacterium encodes these proteins:
- a CDS encoding glycosyltransferase family 39 protein: MTKGSIPAFLRDNYLLILIFILGALLRFYGLDREGIWYDEAVSVAVSKLSFKDIIRWVFDNKAETNPPFYYMVLSVWVPVFGDSEAVLRVPSVIFGSLSVIAIYAVGRQLFDKKTALIAALILALSAFHLRYAQEARGYTLMVCLILVSYYSFLRLTIGKSKLYAAVYVVSTALLVYTHYYGTMIILAQNIFCFTLLLRKRKIGEIGLGGWIKLQAMTGLVLLPGLVFLAVIALKIQKGFWVPEPSSEAIWQFLIIYAGSVYLLVLFLAFSVYAAAGLRKGNPAQVKKPGKTSAEPARAAGLSEGEKLYMLLVWMAVPVLVPYLISLVSSPILIFRYTIGASLALYLLASNGIGKMQNRWLITAAAGLILIFSFANVNTYFSTVRKHQWRELMTFVESNAGPADIIVVSPVYEMVTAEYYHNRKDLTIVPLGNKFPVFENLGRKNIWFVFHEHPESRANSRAGLGAEYDITEFQYNRLDLFKLSKKKND, encoded by the coding sequence ATGACGAAAGGATCTATTCCCGCGTTTCTAAGAGACAATTACCTGTTAATACTGATCTTCATCCTGGGCGCATTGCTGAGGTTTTACGGCCTCGACAGGGAGGGCATCTGGTATGACGAGGCCGTCTCGGTCGCCGTCTCCAAGCTATCATTCAAGGATATTATTAGATGGGTATTCGATAATAAGGCCGAGACTAACCCGCCTTTCTATTACATGGTCCTGAGCGTATGGGTGCCCGTATTCGGCGACTCCGAAGCCGTCTTGAGGGTTCCCTCCGTTATTTTCGGCTCATTATCCGTAATCGCGATATATGCGGTCGGCAGGCAACTCTTCGATAAGAAGACCGCGCTCATTGCGGCCCTGATACTCGCCCTCTCCGCCTTCCACCTGAGGTACGCCCAGGAGGCGAGGGGCTATACCCTCATGGTGTGCCTCATTCTGGTCTCTTATTATTCGTTCCTCCGGCTCACGATCGGGAAGAGCAAGCTGTACGCCGCAGTTTACGTAGTCTCGACGGCTCTGCTCGTCTACACGCATTATTACGGGACGATGATAATCCTGGCCCAGAACATCTTTTGTTTCACGCTTCTTCTGAGGAAAAGGAAAATCGGCGAGATCGGACTCGGCGGATGGATCAAGCTGCAGGCTATGACCGGTCTGGTTCTGCTGCCTGGCCTGGTGTTTCTCGCGGTAATCGCGCTCAAGATACAAAAGGGGTTCTGGGTTCCCGAGCCCTCCTCGGAGGCCATCTGGCAATTTTTGATAATATACGCCGGTTCGGTCTATCTTCTGGTTTTATTTCTGGCGTTTTCTGTTTACGCGGCTGCCGGTCTCAGGAAAGGCAACCCCGCGCAAGTTAAGAAACCGGGAAAGACATCGGCGGAACCCGCTCGGGCCGCCGGGTTATCGGAAGGAGAAAAGCTCTACATGCTCCTTGTGTGGATGGCGGTACCGGTACTCGTTCCGTACCTTATCTCGCTCGTCTCATCACCGATTCTGATATTCCGCTATACGATCGGCGCCTCGCTCGCCCTTTATCTGCTCGCGTCGAATGGGATCGGAAAAATGCAGAACAGGTGGCTTATAACGGCTGCCGCGGGACTGATATTGATTTTTTCATTCGCCAACGTAAATACATATTTTAGTACCGTAAGAAAGCATCAGTGGAGAGAGCTGATGACCTTTGTGGAATCGAACGCGGGGCCCGCTGATATTATCGTGGTATCGCCCGTCTATGAGATGGTCACGGCCGAGTACTACCATAACAGGAAAGATTTAACGATAGTCCCTCTCGGAAATAAGTTCCCCGTCTTCGAAAACCTCGGCCGGAAGAATATCTGGTTTGTATTTCATGAACATCCGGAGAGCCGGGCAAATTCCAGGGCCGGGCTCGGCGCAGAATATGATATAACCGAATTCCAATACAACAGGCTCGACCTGTTTAAGCTGAGCAAGAAAAAAAATGATTAG
- a CDS encoding enoyl-CoA hydratase-related protein: MPDKNELIVEEKGAVCSIIFNRPEKRNLLTPGMLLGLESALGRLKDEDRTRCVVLRGAGDKAFSSGYDISSIGKDDMVKNHSGDNPLPKAVKSIENFPYPVIAMMNGHAFGAGLEIAATCDIRIAVKDCLFGMPPAKLGVIYSYRGVRRFLNLIGPGYTKELFLTGRPIDSERAERIGLVNFTVPASELEKFTYDIAGEITENAPLSLKALKEMTNIWQRSQVINGADEELLKKMTLAVQESEDYKEGQRSFAERRKPVFRGV; encoded by the coding sequence ATGCCCGATAAGAATGAGCTGATTGTTGAGGAAAAGGGTGCTGTCTGCAGCATAATTTTCAACAGGCCCGAAAAGAGGAATCTCCTTACACCCGGGATGCTCCTCGGCCTCGAGTCCGCGCTCGGGAGGCTCAAGGACGAAGACAGAACGAGGTGCGTCGTCCTGAGAGGGGCCGGAGACAAGGCATTTTCTTCGGGCTACGACATCAGCTCGATCGGCAAAGACGACATGGTAAAGAACCATTCGGGGGATAATCCCCTGCCTAAGGCGGTTAAATCAATCGAGAATTTCCCCTACCCGGTAATCGCGATGATGAACGGGCACGCATTCGGGGCCGGGCTCGAGATAGCCGCCACATGCGACATAAGGATCGCGGTCAAGGACTGCCTTTTCGGAATGCCGCCCGCAAAGCTGGGAGTCATATATTCATACAGGGGCGTGCGCAGGTTCCTGAACCTGATAGGCCCCGGATACACCAAAGAGCTCTTCCTTACAGGAAGGCCTATCGATTCCGAAAGAGCCGAGAGAATAGGGCTCGTCAATTTCACCGTGCCCGCCTCCGAGCTCGAAAAATTCACGTATGACATAGCCGGGGAGATAACCGAAAACGCCCCTCTTTCCCTCAAAGCACTCAAGGAAATGACGAACATATGGCAGAGGAGCCAGGTCATAAACGGCGCCGACGAAGAGCTGTTAAAAAAAATGACCCTTGCCGTGCAGGAGAGCGAGGACTACAAGGAAGGGCAGAGGTCTTTCGCCGAGAGGAGGAAGCCCGTCTTTAGAGGAGTATGA
- a CDS encoding aryl-sulfate sulfotransferase yields MNFLKVQVLYDALSRKHRSLLYSLLLVSCFAVAGCDDKGNVFSDDLIDDDPPGAVSSPTVTFSENAPLAAVLRLTTDEPTEVSVEVTSNAVEANSATSGTRDFTVPGSGLATEHAITLLGFRPDESYTVRVMLEDEAGNEAVLNDIGVTTAPLPAGFPPIHIETSIPELMEPGVTLFPVRASGANLAFGGVFVAVDETGEVVWYRRFQNIGYGDIRRISNGNFLFIRDDSVITEMNVLGDIVREWHTTLNTNPSPGSIPVNIPVFHHEVFEMDNGNFLVLNVELRAFENYPTSDSDPEAPLATAVVAGDEVVEFSPTDGTIVNRWSLLDLLDPFRIGYDSLGGFWNGTFPEIEGGTRDWAHANAVIHDPADDSVIVSLRHQDAIVKFSRQTGQIIWILGTHDNWDPVEFGSFLLDPVGDPFLFEYHPHAPEVTEDGTIVLYDNGNYKATPFAPKLLAPDNFSRAVEYSIDEDTMQVTQVWEFGEFDDPVRFAPFIGDADMQPLTGNVIITHGGVTTDAEGIPSDSIPTSKTSVYIIEVTHTTPGQKVFELSIVDPTPETANGWTTYRSERLPSLYP; encoded by the coding sequence ATGAATTTTCTGAAAGTACAAGTTCTGTATGACGCTTTGTCCCGTAAACACCGCAGTCTCTTGTATTCGTTATTGCTCGTATCCTGTTTTGCGGTCGCCGGGTGCGACGATAAAGGCAACGTATTTTCGGACGACCTGATCGACGACGACCCGCCCGGGGCCGTGTCGAGCCCGACCGTGACTTTTTCCGAGAACGCTCCTCTGGCGGCTGTGCTCAGGCTTACGACCGACGAGCCGACCGAGGTATCGGTCGAGGTCACGAGCAACGCCGTCGAGGCTAATTCAGCGACGTCCGGCACGCGCGATTTTACCGTCCCCGGCAGCGGTCTCGCGACCGAGCACGCGATAACACTTCTTGGATTCCGGCCTGACGAGTCCTATACCGTACGCGTGATGCTGGAGGACGAGGCGGGCAACGAGGCCGTGCTCAACGACATCGGCGTTACCACGGCGCCGTTGCCAGCGGGGTTCCCGCCTATACACATTGAAACGAGCATACCTGAGCTCATGGAGCCGGGGGTCACACTTTTCCCGGTAAGGGCGTCCGGCGCAAACCTGGCGTTCGGCGGCGTTTTCGTCGCGGTTGACGAAACAGGCGAAGTAGTCTGGTACAGGAGGTTTCAGAATATAGGCTACGGCGACATCAGGCGCATTTCCAACGGCAATTTCCTCTTCATCAGGGACGATAGCGTAATTACCGAAATGAACGTGCTGGGGGACATAGTGCGAGAGTGGCATACCACGCTCAACACGAACCCTAGTCCGGGCAGCATACCGGTCAATATTCCGGTATTTCACCACGAGGTCTTCGAGATGGATAACGGCAACTTCCTCGTGCTGAACGTCGAATTGAGGGCGTTCGAAAATTATCCGACGAGCGATTCTGACCCTGAGGCGCCGCTCGCGACCGCAGTCGTTGCGGGTGACGAGGTAGTCGAGTTCTCGCCGACTGACGGTACTATAGTTAACCGGTGGTCCCTGCTCGACCTCCTAGACCCCTTCAGGATCGGATACGATTCATTGGGGGGCTTCTGGAACGGCACCTTCCCCGAGATAGAGGGAGGCACCAGGGACTGGGCTCATGCGAACGCCGTCATTCACGACCCGGCGGACGATTCCGTAATTGTCTCTCTCCGCCATCAGGACGCGATAGTAAAGTTCAGCAGGCAGACGGGGCAGATTATCTGGATACTCGGGACGCACGACAATTGGGACCCGGTTGAGTTCGGGAGCTTCCTGCTCGACCCTGTTGGCGATCCGTTCCTCTTCGAGTACCATCCGCACGCCCCCGAGGTTACGGAAGACGGCACTATAGTGCTTTACGACAACGGCAACTACAAAGCGACGCCTTTTGCCCCGAAATTACTGGCTCCCGATAATTTCAGCCGCGCTGTCGAGTACTCGATAGACGAAGATACTATGCAGGTCACACAGGTTTGGGAATTCGGGGAGTTTGACGATCCGGTGCGATTCGCTCCGTTCATAGGTGATGCCGATATGCAGCCCCTCACGGGTAACGTTATCATAACGCACGGCGGGGTTACGACGGATGCCGAAGGAATACCGTCGGACAGCATTCCGACGTCAAAGACTTCTGTTTATATCATAGAAGTAACGCATACGACACCCGGACAAAAGGTATTCGAGCTTTCTATAGTCGATCCGACCCCCGAAACAGCAAACGGCTGGACTACTTACAGATCGGAAAGACTGCCGAGCCTCTATCCCTGA
- the hisIE gene encoding bifunctional phosphoribosyl-AMP cyclohydrolase/phosphoribosyl-ATP diphosphatase HisIE: MDLDDIKYDENGLVPVIVQDAENGQVLMSAYANKESLRKTMETGRTHFWSRSRKKLWMKGEESGNVQEVKDMFVDCDKDTVLVLVGQTGVACHTGSRSCFFNSADGSEKSPPSFGVENRDKTLDDVFGVIEDRKRNPREGSYVSGLFEKGLDKILKKVGEEAGETIIGAKNGDRDEIIYETADLWFHSLIALSYFGITPEDIYRELGRRFGKPKESYRKES, encoded by the coding sequence ATGGATCTGGACGATATTAAATATGACGAGAACGGGCTCGTGCCCGTAATAGTTCAAGACGCGGAGAACGGTCAGGTGCTCATGTCCGCTTACGCAAATAAGGAATCCCTCAGGAAGACGATGGAGACCGGCCGCACGCATTTCTGGAGCAGGTCGAGGAAGAAGCTATGGATGAAGGGCGAGGAATCCGGAAACGTCCAGGAAGTAAAGGATATGTTCGTAGATTGCGATAAAGACACGGTCCTAGTGCTCGTCGGGCAGACAGGGGTCGCCTGCCACACGGGCAGCAGGAGCTGCTTCTTCAACTCGGCCGACGGGAGCGAGAAGAGCCCGCCCTCGTTCGGAGTAGAGAACAGGGACAAGACGCTCGACGACGTGTTCGGGGTGATCGAGGATAGAAAGAGAAATCCGCGCGAGGGCTCTTACGTAAGCGGACTTTTCGAAAAGGGGCTCGATAAGATACTGAAAAAGGTGGGCGAGGAGGCGGGAGAGACGATAATCGGGGCCAAAAATGGAGACAGGGATGAGATTATCTATGAAACGGCCGACCTGTGGTTCCACTCGCTGATCGCGCTCTCTTATTTCGGTATAACCCCGGAGGATATTTACCGCGAACTCGGCAGGAGGTTCGGGAAGCCCAAGGAGTCATACCGAAAGGAGAGTTAA
- the rpoZ gene encoding DNA-directed RNA polymerase subunit omega — MARVTIEDCLEKVVNRFALSVAAMKRAKILVKGAMPLSEETDNKEVVTALREIAEDKVKVVYPVGQDQY, encoded by the coding sequence ATGGCGAGAGTAACCATAGAAGATTGCCTTGAAAAGGTCGTGAACAGGTTCGCGCTTTCAGTTGCCGCGATGAAGAGGGCGAAGATCCTCGTAAAGGGGGCGATGCCTCTCTCCGAAGAGACCGACAACAAGGAAGTAGTGACCGCGCTCAGGGAAATTGCCGAAGATAAGGTAAAGGTCGTGTACCCGGTCGGACAGGACCAGTACTGA
- a CDS encoding hydantoinase/oxoprolinase family protein produces MRIGIDTGGTFTDFVFWDGGDILTYKVPSTPEDPSVAIISGLCHVLGSGFTGAEIVHGTTVATNALLERKGARIALVTTEGFEDVIEIGRQNRGELYNIFWDAPRPLVEKGLRFGLGERTSWSGEVLKRPERSGIESLLTKLRRLRPEGIAVSFLHSYRNPGNEKKAARYLSALGVPVSLSSRLLPEFREYERTSTVVANAYLLPKVKSYMSALSGSFSSRGGEGKGISVMQSSGGVISPGQAGDEPVRILLSGPAGGVVGAFNISSLIGYDKVLTYDMGGTSTDVALSDGGPKFSTETVIDGIPVKIPMIDVTTIGAGGGSIAYVDTGGALKVGPRSAGADPGPACYGKGREPAVTDANLALGRIDPGRFLGGRMKISPEKSGAALSVLAKKIKLSITELSEGIIRVANANMERALRVISVGKGYDPRDFALFSFGGAGGLHACELARGMEIRTVIFPRDPGVLSALGMLMADTFKDYGLTVFLSARAAVAGIDKGFRQLEEKAAADFPGSKIKFERFLDARYRRQAHEITIPYGKDFAGEFHRAHKMMYGYMKPGSEVEVVTLRVRAVARRSSLNLPLLEKSKSSVRSVKRNIVLGGKYVRVNAFERGDFYPGFKFPGPALVFEDTSTLLVTPGYGCEVDGWGNIIAES; encoded by the coding sequence ATGAGGATAGGAATCGATACCGGGGGGACATTCACTGATTTCGTATTCTGGGACGGCGGGGATATCCTCACTTATAAAGTCCCGTCCACGCCGGAAGACCCTTCTGTCGCTATAATCTCGGGACTCTGTCACGTGCTCGGGTCGGGCTTTACCGGTGCCGAAATAGTTCACGGGACAACCGTCGCCACGAACGCCCTCCTCGAGCGGAAAGGGGCGCGCATCGCGCTCGTAACGACGGAGGGTTTCGAGGACGTGATAGAGATAGGGAGACAGAACAGGGGGGAGCTCTATAACATATTCTGGGACGCTCCGCGCCCGCTCGTGGAAAAGGGGCTCAGGTTTGGACTGGGCGAGCGCACATCGTGGAGCGGAGAAGTGCTCAAAAGGCCCGAGAGGAGCGGCATTGAAAGTTTGCTCACAAAGCTCAGGAGGCTCAGACCCGAGGGCATAGCGGTTTCCTTTCTTCACTCGTACAGAAATCCCGGAAATGAAAAGAAGGCGGCGCGATACCTGAGCGCTCTCGGTGTGCCCGTCTCCCTGTCCTCACGGCTCCTCCCCGAATTCAGGGAATATGAGAGGACCTCCACCGTCGTCGCGAACGCTTACCTCCTCCCGAAGGTGAAATCCTATATGAGCGCTCTCTCGGGCAGCTTCTCGTCCCGCGGAGGCGAGGGAAAGGGTATCTCGGTCATGCAGTCGAGCGGGGGCGTCATTTCGCCCGGACAGGCCGGGGACGAGCCTGTCAGGATCCTCCTCTCGGGGCCCGCCGGAGGGGTTGTAGGGGCTTTCAACATATCGAGTCTAATCGGCTACGATAAGGTGCTGACTTACGACATGGGCGGCACTTCGACTGATGTTGCCTTATCCGACGGCGGCCCGAAATTCAGCACTGAAACCGTCATAGACGGGATACCTGTAAAAATACCAATGATAGACGTAACGACTATAGGCGCGGGCGGGGGGTCGATCGCCTATGTCGATACCGGGGGCGCTTTGAAGGTTGGGCCGCGTAGCGCCGGTGCTGACCCGGGCCCCGCGTGTTACGGGAAGGGCCGAGAGCCGGCCGTAACCGACGCCAACCTGGCCCTCGGCAGGATCGATCCCGGCCGGTTCCTCGGCGGGAGGATGAAGATAAGTCCTGAAAAATCCGGAGCCGCATTAAGCGTTCTCGCGAAAAAGATAAAACTTTCGATAACGGAGCTTTCGGAGGGGATAATAAGGGTGGCGAACGCGAACATGGAGAGGGCGCTGCGCGTGATTTCGGTGGGCAAGGGTTATGACCCCAGGGACTTCGCGCTCTTTTCATTCGGAGGGGCAGGCGGGCTCCACGCGTGCGAGCTCGCCCGTGGCATGGAAATAAGAACGGTCATATTCCCGAGAGACCCCGGCGTACTTTCGGCCCTGGGGATGCTTATGGCCGATACGTTCAAGGACTACGGCCTCACCGTGTTCCTGAGCGCGCGGGCGGCGGTTGCCGGGATCGATAAAGGTTTCCGGCAGCTCGAGGAAAAGGCGGCGGCAGATTTCCCCGGCTCGAAAATAAAATTCGAGAGGTTCCTCGATGCGCGCTACAGGAGACAGGCGCACGAGATTACGATTCCTTACGGGAAGGATTTCGCCGGGGAATTCCACCGCGCCCATAAAATGATGTACGGATACATGAAGCCGGGGAGCGAAGTCGAGGTAGTGACTCTCAGGGTAAGGGCCGTCGCGCGGAGGAGTAGCCTCAACCTCCCGCTGCTTGAGAAAAGTAAATCCTCAGTCAGGTCCGTTAAACGAAATATCGTGCTCGGGGGGAAGTATGTTCGTGTGAACGCCTTCGAGAGAGGGGATTTCTATCCGGGGTTCAAATTCCCGGGGCCGGCGCTCGTGTTCGAGGATACGTCCACGCTCCTTGTCACGCCGGGCTACGGGTGCGAGGTCGACGGATGGGGCAATATAATCGCGGAGAGCTGA